Sequence from the Deltaproteobacteria bacterium genome:
AGATCACCCAGGCAGTCAATCGCCTTCTCTTGACTGGAAGGGGTGCTTGCCGGAAGTGCATGAACAGGCGTGATCTGCAGCCCGAGGCTGAAAAGCATGGAGTTGACCATGCCAAGGTTGATCAGCTTTGCAAAAAACTTCGTGTTCACAAACCGTCTCCTTTGAGGTGTGATACTGGAAGTAGATGAGAAAATCTCGGAACATGCTGCATGCGCACTGTCGCGGCGAACTTTCCGTAACTGGCCGCTCTACGAGTCTGATCAGTGTTTACTGAAGACGTTCTTGTGCACAGCCAGTGAGGAAATAATCCCTGCGTTCGACTTTGGCAACTTCTACTGGTGCCATGCCTAGACGGTAGACACGCTACTGCGCATCTAACTTCCAGTTTGACTGAAACGAAGGAGTGCGTGGACCTGATGTTACAGAGGTTTCTCCAAGTTCGCCCCAGCGGCTGTAGTACCGGATGAACAACTGACCATTGAGCGGAAAGTTCTTTTCACCTACGTTCACAACACCTCCGCCTTGGTATCCAGACCGTCCCAGTTTACCGTTGGCCCAGGTGAACCAGCGGTACGCATCCTTGGTTTGACAGTTCAGGAGAGGCTCTCCTTCCTCTTCGACAGGAGCAAGGTCGCAGGCCAGTTCGCTCGGGTACGTCGCATGACTGCCATCTGCCACCCAGCCGATCGGGTGCGTGTTGTCAAACCAACTTATGTTGTTTGCACTTCTGTAAGTTGAGCAGTCTCCATGCCCACAAAAATAGACACCGTTGACTGTGTACGCGCCGTTTAATCGTACAATAATGGATTCCCAGTCGCCCTCATGATTAAACGATGCGACGTTATCGTTGTACGGGTAAAAGAACCAATACTGGAGGTTCAGCCCGCCAATCGAATTCTTGTAGACATGTCCGTACACTTTCCACTGCGTCGGGTTTGAGCTGCCGCGGTGGGTCGCGTCGTTCGGCGCTTGCAAGAAGAAGTGCTGATCTTCGTCGAAGAAACGATCATACGTTGACTGTATTACCCAATTCTTATGATCGCACCCATCCCAAAAGCCTTCCTTAGGAGAGTGAGCTTGGTTAATCAGACTCGATTGCGTAACCGCACCAAGCGCGAGGACCTCATCGTCGCTACAGTTATTATGATGAAAGCGTAGCGTGGTGCGCGCGAGATACCAATCGACGTTGGCCGGTTTGATCCAGTCGTAATCGAACGGCATATACAGGACTGGTGCGTAGTGATTCAAAAGACAGTCTTCTTTGCTGTCGTTAATGCCATCACGGTCGGCATCCCAATAGATCGAGGACGGACAGAAAGACAGGTTGGGGTCTGTAGGGGGCAGGTTCACTTTAATAGCGGAGGTAGCCAGCGTACGTTCCCCGCCGCCGTGCACCGCAGGCAACGTAGCACGCAGCCGATAGCTCGTGTCAGCGCTCGGTTGAATGTTCTGGCTTCCGGTAGAGGACACAAGCTGATTATTGACATATAGCTTGACCCCTTTGCCGGTACAGCTACTAGGAACCGTGACATTCCAACGGAGAGTTGCGGTCTGCCCAAGGTTGATGACCTGCGGGGTGTTGGAAATAGCGCCCTGTAAGTCGCTAAAGCAGTCAAGCGAATCTTCCTGTTGCGGAGGTTCGTTCGCTGGAATTGCGTGCGCGGGCGAACTCGACAGCCCAAGGCTGAGAAGAGTGAGGTTGAAAGCGATGGCCTGAATCGCTTTGGCTGCTGCTTCAGAAAGTTTTGTGTTCATCCCTGTTTCCTTCCTTCGGTCGAGTTCCCCGTCTGCAGCTGATGATAGGAATCGAGGACACGCGGCGCGAATTCCCTATCGGATTTCTGGCTGGGAGAGGCGTTTGAAAACGGAGGGCTTGCCGTGTAGCAAACCCTCCGTGCGTTACTCTTTGCGAGTCTTGATTACCTCGTTAGAGTTTTTGTGGCCGTGGTACCGAACGTTCCTGTCACTTTCGTTCCGCTAGTGGTCGTCCCGCTAGTTCTTGGCACTTGAGTGACAGTAAAGTTGACGTTTCCATCAGCATCAACACTTGGAGTGACGCAGGCAATATCTTTGATGTCGATAGGAAAGTCTCGCTCAAACTGCGGGAGCATTCCTTTGAGGCTCTGATCAATTTTGGCCGCCACGGTATTCTCTGCCAGATTGATCAGCCCTATAGTAAGCGCCTGGCTAATCACCCCAAAGCGCGGTGTAGCGCCGAACTCCTCAAGAGTTATACGTATGGAAGGTGGAGTCGTCGCCGTTCGACACACACCGGTAAATCGCGCCGCGAAGCCTATAGTCACACTGGGATCATCAACAATAAGACCAATACCCAAGTTGAACCTGACACGAACGGAGCTTGTATCTCTACGGAACACCTCAACTGCGCGATCATCGTGGAGTTGTCCCCAGTACGGATTGGCACTCCCGATATACACAGGAAGATCGAGCGAGATGTCATCGTGAATGATATTACCCACGATTCCCTCGACGAGATCACCGAGTTCTCGCTTCTGAACACTGATCTTCACTGGAGCGACAAAGTTCTGCCAGAGGGGATGCGCGCGTAACGTACTGCGTCCAACCACAAAGTAATTGCCAACGCCATTCCCGCCGTCGATCCAGTGGCATGTAGAAGACGTCGCACCAAAGTCTTGCGTATAGATTTCACCGCCGTTTACGAGGAGGGACAACCCCGCGAGACACATACCATCACTACCAGTTTTGAAGATAAAGATATCATTAATGTCACTGAGATCGGACACACCTTCGGGCAGCAATTCAAAAGTGAAATCATCGCCACGCTGAAAGTCATCTCGCCCATAGTCAAGCCACGTGCCGTGGTTCATATTGAAATCGTTCACCGACACATGAACATCATCATCGGTGTCAGCGTCCGAGACATTCGCAATACGTAAACGTACTTGCAGCCGATTGACCTTTATGCGCCCATCAGTTGTCGCAAAGGTTTGCGGTGTGGAAAACGACTCACCAAAAAAGTTATACGCACCGACTCGGTAATAGTATCGCGTGTCTCGCGGTAACCCTACGTCGGTATACTCCATTACTGAGGTGTTCCCCGGCACAGCACCGAAAACGGCAATCCGCGTCCACGGACCGCTATAGCCAGCGCCGCGGTAGAGGTTATAGCCTTGCTCGTAAGATGAGTTGTCGGTCCACTTGAGCTTGATGGAACTCGCAGTGCGATCAACCAGAACAGGCTGCCCTGGCGTACGAGGTTTACTGGCTGGATCATCAGGTCCAGGGTCCTGTCCGCCCCCAGCTCCTCCACCACCGATAAGTACTCCCGTCTGGGAGACCGTAGTGGTATTCGGCAGGTTCACGGCTGCAAACGCGACCGAGGTGAATGATGTTATGAAGGTCAAATAAGCAAGCACAAGGCTCGTAATGGTGTTTGTCATAGAAAGGTACGTGTTCACAAAATGTCTCCCTCTTCCTTTAGCGGATGCAGATACCGGCTCCCAGCTATTGTGAGAACCGGTGATGATTGATTACTTTTGGGGACCGATTTCGGTGATGATGATCCCTTCAAAGGTTGGGCACTCGCCCGAGATGAAGGTGCAACAACTAGAGCTCCCATTATTCATCTGGGTGTAACACATCCCGAGAGGGCCCTGTCCTGGATTTGATCCTCCAGAGTGGCACGCGCGTTTCGTTGTCATCTTAAAACTGCTGGTTTTTCCGGTTCTGCCCCTGCTGCCATCACATCCCAAGAAGGAGTAACCGACCTCGTCCGTCATACTGGCGTTAGAATAGTAGGTGGTCTCGATCTCGTTTGCGGGTAGCGCAAAGGACTGGACTGTCGTGATACCGATGAGTGCTGCGATCATTCCGAACATCCGTAAAGTTTTCGTGAGTTTCATGACTATTCTTCCTTTCTTTGGTTATTCCCGGTACGCTACCGGAGCAGCACACCGATACGAAGTTTTTTTGGTTGCCATGGTTACTGGCAGTAGATGAAGAGAACTAAGAAAATGCTGCAACGCGCTGATCGGTGTGGAGAGTTACGGCCCAACTGGGCAGTAACCGTAAGTGACATACATACTTTGCGAAACCTTCATCTGCATGCGTGAAGGAATCACCGACGAGCCGACTGAGAGAATTTTGGTATTAACGCCATCAAGGGTTTGCTTCTGCGTGTCCCAGCCAAACCAACCGGCACCACGCCGTACTTTGATCTGTGCACCAGCGGGGGTATGGAATCGTCCTTGCGCAGCAGCATTCCACAGCGTTTCAAGCGTTCGCCAGCTTCCCGACTGAACGTACTTGGTTCGTTCTACGCACGTGTTGGCAAAAGCAGCTCTGGTCGTACTGGTTGTAGAGGTGCGGCTCTTCGTGCTCACTGAATCGCGTAACTCAGGAACAGGTAAGATCGTCACCAGCGAACCATCAGCTCCCGAGAACACCAACACCTGGCCTTGAGTGGCATCAACCAACGCAAGGTCAGCAACTCCGTCTTTGTTGAGGTCACCGACCACCGTATCACCGGCAACTTGTCCCAGGGGCTCTGTCAAAGCTGCTTCTTCCGAACGAGGGTCTGCAGTTCTTCGTGCGCTTAGTCTCTTTCCACTAAGTGGTGAGAATAGTGAAAGTGGACCATCGCTTGATTCCTTAACAACAAGATCAGTGATTCCATCACCGTCGCGATCTTCAACCCCGGAGAACCACTGGCCAAAGGGCATTAGGGGGTCTGGCTTTTCACTCTTCACGATAGCCAACACACCGTTTCCAGCTCCAGAAAGGACGATGATCTGACCATGAGTAGGGTCACCCACCGCGATATCAGCCACCGCATCGGCATTGATGTCTCCAAGCCCCACCAGCGGGTGGTCAAGGTCCGCATCTTGCGGATCAGTCGTGGTAAGTGTCGCTTGGGGATGGCAGTTGGCTCCACCCTCATCGCAGTAAAAGACATCACATTTCACCGTGCCGCTCTGCGGATTGGTTTCACACTTCTCACACCTCGTGGCCGGTTTGATGCCAGGAAGGCCACCCACCTGGGCGCAGTTAAAGCCGTTATTTTCAAGTTCGGTCTTCGCTGCGGCTTGGACAGACACTGCTCCTCCAAGGACACTGAGGAACAGGGGAATGACAAGCGCGGCACGTTTCATCGCTATCGGATGCGTGAGTCTCATAGTTACTTTGCCTTTCTTGGGTTGATTGATTGTTCGTTCGAGGGTGTCTTAGACAGATAGTGAGCTGCAGCATGCAGTGACGCTTGCTTCAGTACAGTCTGCACACGGCCAACGGATTCGTACGCTCCTGCGGGTTTCTAAGGTGCCCATTCTTCTTCTCCTGCTGACTTTTGCTCTTTAGGCGTGACGGGGGTGTGCCATGCGACGGCACAGTGCCGCAGAGACGGCGGCGGCGGCTGTCGCACTTCTCAACGAAGTGTCAACTGTCGCGACAGGGGTGTCGTCTTTTTCTGTCTAAGAGAAGAAAATATCCGCGTTACTTCAGGACTTTGTGCAAAGGTAGAGTTGGTATCAACCTTGCTCTGATGTTCTCAGTAACAGCATCACACTGTAGACTACGCGGTGCGGGGGATTCATGCTTGAAGGTGCACAACGACAGCACGCTAGCCGTGGGGGGATAATTCAATTCATGTTCCGTACAAAAGACGACAAGCGGTTAGTCGATACAACTCGTAACGCGCTATCGCATTCGCCACCAAAACAGGTCAGCCGCCTTGCTCTCTCGAAGCTAACCGATCGTGTACCTCGTGACATGACCAGTGGGATCAGGCATTTCTCGGAACCAGAACAACAACTCCTGAGCATCGCGGCACTGCTTGGCATGGAAGTCTCTGTGCATGAAGTCGCTCGTGTCGCCACCATTCCCCCGCAAGAGGTCGCTATCACGTTCACACGCGCGGTGGCCGTGGGAATTTTAATCGAGCAGCGCGGAGATCGTTTCCGTTTTGCTGATGAACGGCTGCGCAACACGACTCTGACGACGCTTGAGCCGCACGAAAGTCTCGCTGTGCACGCTCGCGCTGCAAAGCTCTTGACTGGCTCAGCACCAGACCGTGTCCTGCGTCGTGTCTCCCACGCGTTCACTGCCGCTCGACGTTCTACAGAGGATGCCCTTACCGCCGTCCACATCGCCCGTGAGGCAGCGGTGGTGTTGCAAGGAGCAGATGACTTCGAACAAGCGACGAGTCTCCTTGGGCGAGCGATTGAACTTCACGATGCAGCCGCACTCCCAGGACCATTTTCCACTCTGATAGTCGAGCATGCGGAAGCAGTTCTGGCGTGTGGACTCCTTGCCGAAGCACGCCCACTGTTTCACCGCGCCGCGCAACTTGCCGAATTTGAAAATGATGTATCAACTTTAGCACGTGCGGCATTAGGTCTTGGGGGCGTATGGGTACGGGAGCATCGCCTCACTGAAGAAGCAGAGCGCGTCAGTGCGCTCCAACGTCGTGCGTGTGAGGCTCTTCCTGCTGACGCTGCCGTGCTCCGTGCGCGACTCTCCGTTCGACTCGCCGCCGAGAGTGTGTACCGCGGCGGATCAGAAGATGCAGTCGGCGAAGCGGTACATGCTACTCGTAGCACCGGTGACGCCCGTGCACTTGCTGAAGCCTTGTCTCTGTATCACCACACCCTCCTCACCCCAGCACACGCGAAACCTCGGCTTGCTGTCGCAAACGAGCTGATCGCTACAGCCGCAAACGCTCACGACAAACTCCTCTCCTTGATGGGTCTCTGCTGGCGCGCTGCGGATTTATTCTTGCTTGCCGACCCTTCAGCCACTATCGCACTGACAGAACTCCGCTTGCGTGCAGACACGTTGCGCTGTCAGAGCATTCTGTTCATCGTGCAGGCGATGGAAGTCATGCTTGCCATCCGCGCCGGCCAATTCGCCCAAGCCGAGGAGGCGGCAACCGCCTGTTATGCGCTCGGCACTGAAGCTGGCGATGCTGATGCGTTAGCGTACTATGGCGCACATTTAGCAGCGATTCGCTTCTTTCAAGGACGCGAAACAGAACTCGCTGACCTTGCCGCATCAGTAGCAGCCTCGCCTGTCGTCACCGAGCGTGATCAATCCTTTACTATGGCTGCTGCGTTATTCGCGCTACGGCGAGGAGATCTTCATCAAGCTCGGGCGATATTAGAGCGTGTGAAGCGCGATGGTCTCGAGAGCATCGTACCTACGAGTTCCTGGTTGCTGACCATGCAAGCCATCATCGACATTGCCGCAGCACTCAAGGACAAACAGATAGCCCACGCCGCCTATGCTGCACTCTTGCCCTATGCGGACTTGCCGATCATGGCTTCCCTGGCGGTTGTGTGCTTCGGTTCTGCTCACCGTCCGTTAGGTGTTGCTGCGTTAGCCTGTGGACAGATTGACCTCGCCATAGAACACTTTGAGTCAGCAATTGCAGCGAACGAGCGCCTCGGGCATCGACCAGCGGCAACGCAAGCTCGAGCGGAACTCGCATTAGCGCTCCTCCAGCGTGGCAGCACTGGGGATGAATCGCGTGGGCGCGTGCTCATGACTGAAGCAATAGCAGAAGGCACCGCCTTGGGAATGAATGGTCTGGTTGCACGCTGGCAGCAGGCCCT
This genomic interval carries:
- a CDS encoding fibronectin type III domain-containing protein, with amino-acid sequence MTNTITSLVLAYLTFITSFTSVAFAAVNLPNTTTVSQTGVLIGGGGAGGGQDPGPDDPASKPRTPGQPVLVDRTASSIKLKWTDNSSYEQGYNLYRGAGYSGPWTRIAVFGAVPGNTSVMEYTDVGLPRDTRYYYRVGAYNFFGESFSTPQTFATTDGRIKVNRLQVRLRIANVSDADTDDDVHVSVNDFNMNHGTWLDYGRDDFQRGDDFTFELLPEGVSDLSDINDIFIFKTGSDGMCLAGLSLLVNGGEIYTQDFGATSSTCHWIDGGNGVGNYFVVGRSTLRAHPLWQNFVAPVKISVQKRELGDLVEGIVGNIIHDDISLDLPVYIGSANPYWGQLHDDRAVEVFRRDTSSVRVRFNLGIGLIVDDPSVTIGFAARFTGVCRTATTPPSIRITLEEFGATPRFGVISQALTIGLINLAENTVAAKIDQSLKGMLPQFERDFPIDIKDIACVTPSVDADGNVNFTVTQVPRTSGTTTSGTKVTGTFGTTATKTLTR
- a CDS encoding VCBS repeat-containing protein, whose amino-acid sequence is MRLTHPIAMKRAALVIPLFLSVLGGAVSVQAAAKTELENNGFNCAQVGGLPGIKPATRCEKCETNPQSGTVKCDVFYCDEGGANCHPQATLTTTDPQDADLDHPLVGLGDINADAVADIAVGDPTHGQIIVLSGAGNGVLAIVKSEKPDPLMPFGQWFSGVEDRDGDGITDLVVKESSDGPLSLFSPLSGKRLSARRTADPRSEEAALTEPLGQVAGDTVVGDLNKDGVADLALVDATQGQVLVFSGADGSLVTILPVPELRDSVSTKSRTSTTSTTRAAFANTCVERTKYVQSGSWRTLETLWNAAAQGRFHTPAGAQIKVRRGAGWFGWDTQKQTLDGVNTKILSVGSSVIPSRMQMKVSQSMYVTYGYCPVGP